CGTTTTGAGGCTAAAATGCCTCTCTACGGCCATGAGTTAGGGGAGGATGTCACTCCGTTGGAAGCAGGTTTAGGCAGGTTTGTTGTTTTGGAGAAAGAAGATTTTATCGGCAAGGATGCTTTGGTAGCCCAAAAGGCTGCAGGTATTCCAAGGAAAGTGGTCGGTTTTGAGATGATCGAGCGCGGCATTGCCCGTGCCGGCTATCCCGTGAAAAAAGACGGGCAGCAGATTGGTCATGTGACAACCGGCAGTTTCTCTCCTACCCTGGAGAAGAATTTGGGTTTGGCGATTCTCGATACCAAATACGCGGAGATTGGCGAAACCATCACTGTGGAAATCCGAAATAAGGACGTAAAAGCACAAATTGTGCGTACACCATTTTATAAAAGGGAGGCCAAATAAAATGATTAAAAGCGATCTCAAGTACACTAAGGACCATGAATGGGTAAAGGTAGAAGGAAACAAGGCTAGAATCGGTATTTCGCATCATGCGCAGGAAGCTATGGGCGATGTAGTTTTTGTGGAACTGCCGGAAGTTGGAGATGAAATCAGTCAGCACGATTCTTTCGGCACGGTGGAGTCCGTAAAAGCTGTTTCCGATGTATACGCTCCGGTAAGTGGAAAAGTGGTGGAAATCAACGAAGCACTGCTTGATTCTCCTGAATTGATTAACAGCGACCCATATGGTGAAGGCTGGATGATCGTTATTGAAGTGGAGGATGAAGGACAGCTTGAAAGCCTGCTCTCCGCCGAAGAGTACGAGGCATTCCTCAAGGAGGCAGAATAAAAATGAAATATGTTCCACACACCGAGCAAGACCGGCAGGCCATGCTCGCCGCTATCGGTGTCAGTTCTGTGGAGGAGCTGTTTAGCGATATTCCGGAGAGCCTGCGGCTTAAAAAGCCAATG
This region of Zhaonella formicivorans genomic DNA includes:
- the gcvH gene encoding glycine cleavage system protein GcvH, giving the protein MIKSDLKYTKDHEWVKVEGNKARIGISHHAQEAMGDVVFVELPEVGDEISQHDSFGTVESVKAVSDVYAPVSGKVVEINEALLDSPELINSDPYGEGWMIVIEVEDEGQLESLLSAEEYEAFLKEAE